A DNA window from Kitasatospora atroaurantiaca contains the following coding sequences:
- a CDS encoding GNAT family N-acetyltransferase, producing MDTSVHTQPANPSRAQRRSARLHRWRRDTVELAAVFLAVAAADLVANVVVHGHDGPVVLAASAAALLATALFHAWWAHRHPHGPPAPDPAAPPGEPAVTGPLDSFEQTALWRVRTTVSDSPGSLARVCTAFAELRINIISMQAHPLPTGTVDEFLVRAPLTLTRAELARTVAAAGGHDIWTDPADAHDLVDVPTHVLALATRTALDAAELPVALRQLFGRCTIRQFPGGGQRAATGVDGHVMRLAAPSGDLIELSRPHLPFTPTEFARAKALVELDTLLGPRVPKVEARLSQPTGADLTVRRADADDKGAALEMHARCSPDALRKRYHGPVKDADKYLDHLLDPRHGQTLAVEASDGRVVALAHLMWDDDSAEVALLVEDAWQRRGLGFDLLRRMAALALEAGVQTVYAVTHASNTGLISTMRRLAAPLDYQVEDGTLVITAHLAEATEQLPTPWPTGPGR from the coding sequence ATGGACACGTCGGTACACACCCAGCCCGCCAACCCCTCACGCGCCCAGCGGCGCAGCGCCCGGCTGCACCGGTGGCGCAGAGACACCGTCGAGCTCGCCGCGGTGTTCCTGGCCGTCGCCGCGGCCGACCTGGTCGCCAACGTGGTCGTGCACGGCCACGACGGCCCGGTGGTACTGGCCGCCTCGGCGGCCGCGCTGCTCGCCACGGCTCTGTTCCACGCCTGGTGGGCACATCGCCATCCACACGGGCCTCCCGCGCCCGATCCGGCCGCACCGCCCGGCGAGCCCGCGGTGACCGGGCCGCTGGACAGCTTCGAGCAGACCGCGCTGTGGCGGGTCCGGACCACCGTCTCGGACTCCCCCGGCAGTCTGGCGCGGGTCTGCACGGCCTTCGCGGAGCTGCGGATCAACATCATCTCGATGCAGGCCCACCCGCTGCCGACCGGCACGGTGGACGAGTTCCTGGTCCGCGCGCCGCTCACTCTCACCCGGGCCGAGCTGGCCCGTACGGTGGCCGCCGCCGGGGGCCACGACATCTGGACCGACCCCGCCGACGCGCACGACCTGGTCGACGTACCGACGCATGTCCTCGCCCTCGCCACCCGGACGGCGCTCGACGCCGCCGAGCTGCCGGTCGCCCTGCGCCAGCTCTTCGGCCGCTGCACCATCCGGCAGTTCCCGGGCGGCGGGCAGCGGGCCGCCACCGGTGTGGACGGTCATGTGATGCGGCTGGCGGCCCCGTCCGGCGACCTGATCGAGCTGAGCCGGCCGCACCTGCCGTTCACCCCGACCGAGTTCGCCCGCGCGAAGGCGCTGGTCGAGCTGGACACGCTGCTCGGGCCGCGCGTCCCCAAGGTCGAGGCCCGGCTGAGCCAGCCGACCGGGGCCGACCTCACGGTGCGCCGGGCGGACGCGGACGACAAGGGCGCGGCGCTGGAAATGCACGCCCGCTGCTCCCCCGACGCGCTCCGCAAGCGCTACCACGGACCGGTCAAGGACGCCGACAAGTACCTGGACCACCTGCTCGACCCCCGGCACGGCCAGACGCTCGCGGTCGAGGCCTCGGACGGGCGGGTCGTCGCGCTGGCGCACCTGATGTGGGACGACGACAGCGCGGAGGTGGCGCTGCTGGTCGAGGACGCGTGGCAGCGGCGGGGGCTCGGGTTCGACCTGCTGCGGCGGATGGCGGCGCTCGCGCTGGAGGCCGGCGTGCAGACGGTGTACGCCGTCACCCACGCCTCCAACACCGGGCTGATCTCCACCATGCGGCGGCTGGCGGCCCCGCTCGACTACCAGGTCGAGGACGGCACTCTGGTGATCACCGCCCACCTCGCCGAGGCCACCGAACAGCTCCCCACCCCCTGGCCCACCGGCCCCGGCCGCTGA
- a CDS encoding MurT ligase domain-containing protein encodes MPGTDSEAAAVRDASLPARAKIAVTAGRMAAALSQKAGRGSGSVIGGKVALKLDPDLLATLAEHLDVVLVSATNGKTTTTRLIAEALRAAGPVVSNALGANMPAGITAALAGGSDAKFGVIEVDEKYLAGVARDTRPKAIALLNLSRDQLDRAAETRMMAEKWREGLKDTDAVIIANADDPLVTWAASSCRKVVWVAAGQAWKEDAWSCPSCGGVMQRPGDDWFCQDCGFRRPQPHWALQGTHVIDPQRGAWPIQLQLPGRANLANATSSAAVAAVFGVAPQVALQRMQTVTAVAGRYDVVSYQGRDVRLLLAKNPAGWLETFSLIDQPPAPVILSVNALDADGTDTSWLWDVDYERLAGHPIFVMGQRKLDLAVRLEVAGLQFHVVDTLEQAVRMAPPGRIEAIANYTAFQQLRKAVAN; translated from the coding sequence ATGCCAGGCACCGATTCGGAAGCCGCGGCCGTACGCGACGCCTCGCTGCCCGCGCGCGCCAAGATCGCTGTGACGGCCGGCCGGATGGCCGCAGCCCTCTCGCAGAAGGCGGGCCGCGGCAGTGGCTCGGTGATCGGCGGCAAGGTCGCCCTCAAGCTCGACCCCGACCTGCTCGCCACCCTGGCCGAGCACCTCGACGTGGTCCTGGTCAGCGCGACCAACGGCAAGACCACCACCACCCGGCTGATCGCCGAGGCGCTGCGCGCCGCCGGCCCCGTGGTGTCCAACGCCCTCGGTGCCAACATGCCCGCCGGCATCACAGCCGCGCTGGCGGGCGGCTCGGACGCCAAGTTCGGCGTGATCGAGGTCGACGAGAAGTACCTGGCCGGGGTCGCCCGCGACACCCGTCCGAAGGCCATAGCGCTGCTGAACCTCTCGCGCGACCAGCTGGACCGCGCCGCCGAGACCCGCATGATGGCCGAGAAGTGGCGCGAGGGCCTCAAGGACACCGACGCGGTGATCATCGCCAACGCGGACGACCCGCTGGTGACCTGGGCCGCCTCCTCCTGCCGGAAGGTGGTCTGGGTGGCCGCCGGACAGGCGTGGAAGGAGGACGCCTGGTCCTGCCCGTCCTGCGGCGGCGTGATGCAGCGCCCCGGGGACGACTGGTTCTGCCAGGACTGCGGCTTCCGCCGTCCGCAGCCGCACTGGGCGCTCCAGGGCACCCATGTCATCGACCCGCAGCGCGGCGCCTGGCCGATCCAGCTGCAGCTGCCGGGCCGCGCCAACCTCGCCAACGCCACCAGCTCGGCCGCCGTGGCCGCCGTCTTCGGCGTGGCCCCGCAGGTCGCCCTGCAGCGGATGCAGACGGTGACGGCGGTGGCGGGCCGCTACGACGTGGTCTCGTACCAGGGCCGCGACGTCCGTCTGCTGCTCGCGAAGAACCCGGCCGGCTGGCTGGAGACCTTCTCGCTGATCGACCAGCCGCCGGCGCCGGTGATCCTCTCGGTGAACGCGCTGGACGCCGACGGCACCGACACCTCCTGGCTCTGGGACGTCGACTACGAGCGCCTGGCCGGCCACCCGATCTTCGTGATGGGCCAGCGCAAGCTGGACCTGGCCGTCCGCCTTGAGGTCGCCGGGCTGCAGTTCCACGTGGTGGACACGCTGGAGCAGGCCGTCCGGATGGCGCCGCCCGGGCGGATCGAGGCGATCGCCAACTACACCGCCTTCCAGCAGCTGCGGAAGGCCGTGGCCAACTGA
- a CDS encoding type 1 glutamine amidotransferase, producing the protein MSESSLRLVWVYPDLLSTYGDRGNALVVERRARQRGLGVTRIDVRSDQSVPTSGDIYLIGGGEDRPQRLAAERLRADSGLVRAAENGAIIFSVCAGYQILGHEFINDLGEREPGLGLLDVWTTRGEGARCVGDVLAETDQRLGLPQLTGFENHQGVTHLGQGVSPLANVQVGRGNGTGDGTEGAWRDTVFGTYLHGPVMARNPAVADMLIKLALDVNALPPADTTWYDALRAERIAATRQPA; encoded by the coding sequence ATGAGTGAGAGCAGCCTGCGCCTGGTGTGGGTCTACCCGGACCTGCTCAGCACCTACGGCGACCGCGGCAACGCCCTGGTCGTCGAGCGCCGGGCCCGCCAGCGCGGGCTCGGGGTCACCAGGATCGACGTCCGCTCCGACCAGTCGGTGCCCACCAGCGGTGACATCTACCTGATCGGCGGCGGTGAGGACCGTCCGCAGCGGCTCGCGGCCGAGCGGCTGCGGGCCGACAGCGGCCTGGTGCGGGCCGCGGAGAACGGCGCGATCATCTTCTCGGTCTGCGCCGGCTACCAGATCCTCGGCCACGAGTTCATCAACGACCTGGGCGAGCGCGAGCCGGGTCTGGGTCTGCTGGACGTGTGGACCACCCGCGGCGAGGGTGCCCGCTGTGTCGGCGACGTGCTGGCCGAGACCGACCAGCGCCTGGGCCTGCCGCAGCTGACCGGCTTCGAGAACCACCAGGGCGTCACCCACCTCGGCCAGGGAGTCTCGCCGCTGGCGAACGTCCAGGTCGGCCGGGGCAACGGCACCGGGGACGGCACCGAGGGCGCCTGGCGGGACACCGTCTTCGGCACCTACCTGCACGGCCCGGTGATGGCCCGCAACCCCGCCGTCGCCGACATGCTGATCAAGCTGGCGCTCGACGTGAACGCCCTGCCGCCGGCCGACACCACCTGGTACGACGCACTGCGCGCCGAGCGGATCGCGGCGACCCGCCAGCCCGCCTGA
- a CDS encoding 6-phosphofructokinase, which yields MRIGVLTSGGDCPGLNAVIRSVVHRGVVDHGDEIIGFQDGWRGLLEGVHRPLTLDSVSGILAQGGTILGSSRVQPSHLRDGVERAKQYCRDLGIDAVIPIGGEGTLKAAKLMSDAGLPVVGVPKTIDNDIACTDVTFGFDTAVSVATEALDRLKTTAESHQRVMVVELMGRHTGWIALHAGMAAGAHAIVVPERPFHIEKLTAVVRERFDRQKKFAIVVCAEGAKPEPGTMHWEEGVKDIYGHERFTGVANQLSRELEHRLGKEAKPVILGHTQRGGTPTAYDRVLATRFGWHAVEAVHKGAFGHITALQGTAINLVPLAEAVADLKTVPAERYIEAETVI from the coding sequence ATGCGTATTGGTGTGCTGACCAGCGGCGGTGACTGCCCCGGCCTGAACGCCGTGATCCGTTCCGTGGTCCACCGGGGGGTGGTCGACCACGGCGACGAGATCATCGGTTTCCAGGACGGCTGGCGCGGACTTCTGGAGGGCGTGCACCGCCCCCTGACCCTTGACTCGGTGAGCGGCATCCTCGCTCAGGGCGGCACCATCCTGGGCTCCTCGCGGGTCCAGCCGAGCCACCTGCGGGACGGCGTCGAACGGGCCAAGCAGTACTGCCGGGACCTGGGCATCGACGCGGTCATCCCGATCGGCGGCGAGGGCACCCTGAAGGCCGCCAAGCTGATGAGCGACGCGGGCCTGCCGGTGGTCGGCGTCCCGAAGACCATCGACAACGACATCGCCTGCACCGACGTCACCTTCGGCTTCGACACCGCCGTCTCGGTGGCCACCGAGGCCCTGGACCGCCTCAAGACCACCGCCGAGTCGCACCAGCGGGTCATGGTGGTCGAGCTGATGGGCCGCCACACCGGCTGGATCGCCCTGCACGCGGGCATGGCCGCCGGTGCCCACGCGATCGTGGTGCCGGAGCGGCCCTTCCACATCGAGAAGCTCACGGCGGTCGTCCGCGAGCGCTTCGACCGCCAGAAGAAGTTCGCCATCGTGGTCTGCGCCGAGGGCGCCAAGCCCGAGCCCGGCACCATGCACTGGGAGGAGGGCGTCAAGGACATCTACGGCCACGAGCGCTTCACCGGTGTCGCCAACCAGCTCTCCCGAGAGCTGGAGCACCGCCTGGGCAAGGAGGCCAAGCCGGTCATCCTCGGCCACACCCAGCGCGGCGGCACCCCCACCGCGTACGACCGGGTGCTCGCCACCCGCTTCGGCTGGCACGCCGTGGAGGCCGTCCACAAGGGCGCCTTCGGGCACATCACCGCCCTCCAGGGCACCGCGATCAACCTGGTGCCGCTGGCCGAGGCGGTCGCCGACCTGAAGACCGTCCCCGCCGAGCGGTACATCGAGGCCGAGACCGTCATCTGA
- the melC2 gene encoding tyrosinase MelC2 translates to MAVRKNQATLTAKEKRDFVNAVLELKRTGRYDAFVSTHNSFIVGDTDNGERTGHRSPSFLPWHRKFLLQFEQALQSIDPNVTLPYWDWTADRTPASSLWGADFLGGNGRSSDGQVTTGAFAFSGGKWTLGVRPDSRSYLRRALGSAVASLPTRAEAESVLAISTYDAAPWNSSSEGFRNNLEGWRGVNLHNRVHVWVGGHMMTGMSPNDPVFWLHHCFIDKLWAEWQRRHPGQGYLPTGGTANVVDLNDTMKPWNDTTPADMLDHTRLYTYDTGF, encoded by the coding sequence ATGGCAGTCCGCAAGAACCAGGCGACCCTGACGGCCAAGGAGAAGCGGGACTTCGTCAACGCCGTCCTTGAGCTCAAGCGCACCGGCCGTTACGACGCGTTCGTCAGCACCCACAACTCCTTCATCGTCGGCGACACCGACAACGGCGAGCGGACCGGGCACCGTTCGCCGTCCTTCCTGCCCTGGCACCGCAAGTTCCTGCTCCAGTTCGAGCAGGCCCTGCAGAGCATCGACCCCAACGTCACGCTGCCCTACTGGGACTGGACGGCCGACCGTACGCCGGCCTCCTCCCTCTGGGGCGCCGACTTCCTGGGCGGCAACGGCCGCAGCAGCGACGGCCAGGTGACCACCGGCGCCTTCGCCTTCTCCGGCGGCAAGTGGACGCTCGGTGTACGCCCCGACAGTCGCTCCTACCTGCGCCGCGCCCTCGGGAGCGCGGTCGCCTCGCTGCCGACGCGGGCGGAGGCCGAGTCCGTACTGGCGATATCCACCTACGACGCCGCGCCGTGGAACAGCTCCTCCGAGGGCTTCCGCAACAACCTGGAGGGCTGGCGGGGCGTCAACCTGCACAACCGGGTGCACGTCTGGGTAGGCGGTCACATGATGACCGGCATGTCGCCCAACGACCCGGTCTTCTGGCTGCACCACTGCTTCATCGACAAGCTGTGGGCCGAGTGGCAGCGCCGCCACCCCGGACAGGGTTACCTCCCCACCGGCGGAACGGCCAACGTGGTCGACCTCAACGACACGATGAAGCCGTGGAACGACACCACCCCGGCGGACATGCTCGACCACACCCGCCTCTACACCTACGACACCGGCTTCTGA
- the melC1 gene encoding apotyrosinase chaperone MelC1 encodes MSESTHATELTRRRMLQGAAVALTAAAGTAVLGLTGPANGPASAAGLGASDEFDEAYRGRRIQGRPAHGAGGEHHHGGGYTVLIDGEPLHMMRNADGTWISVVNHYQTFSTPRALARAAVNELQGAALVPIA; translated from the coding sequence GTGTCCGAATCCACCCATGCCACCGAGCTGACGCGCCGCAGGATGCTTCAGGGGGCGGCCGTGGCGCTCACCGCCGCCGCGGGAACGGCGGTGCTCGGCCTGACCGGGCCCGCGAACGGGCCCGCCTCGGCGGCCGGGCTCGGCGCGTCCGACGAGTTCGACGAGGCCTACCGGGGCCGCCGTATCCAGGGCCGGCCCGCCCATGGCGCCGGCGGCGAGCACCACCACGGCGGCGGCTACACGGTGCTCATCGACGGCGAGCCGCTGCACATGATGCGCAATGCCGACGGCACCTGGATCAGCGTCGTCAACCATTACCAGACCTTCTCCACCCCGCGCGCGCTCGCCCGCGCCGCGGTGAACGAGCTGCAGGGCGCCGCGCTCGTCCCGATCGCCTGA
- a CDS encoding DinB family protein, with translation MIGLDDKADLRIYLQDARDALLWKLEGLSEYDIRRPVTPTGTNLLGLVKHVTSAEAVYFGETFGRPFAAPALWITGDAEPNSDMWATPDETRDRIVGLYRDVWAHSDATIESLPLDALGQVPWGKRAELTLHRILVHVIAETQRHAGHADIVRELVDGTVGLRNGDDNVAPGDSAWWEAHRNRLERAAREADRGA, from the coding sequence ATGATCGGACTGGATGACAAAGCAGACCTTCGCATCTACCTGCAGGACGCTCGCGATGCCCTGCTGTGGAAGCTTGAGGGGCTGTCGGAGTACGATATTCGCCGCCCCGTGACTCCGACCGGCACCAACCTGTTGGGACTGGTCAAGCACGTGACCAGTGCCGAGGCGGTGTACTTCGGCGAAACCTTCGGACGGCCCTTCGCCGCGCCGGCGCTGTGGATCACAGGCGACGCGGAGCCCAACTCGGACATGTGGGCGACCCCCGACGAGACGCGCGACCGGATCGTCGGGCTGTATCGCGACGTGTGGGCCCACTCGGACGCGACGATCGAGTCGCTCCCCCTCGACGCGCTCGGCCAAGTGCCCTGGGGAAAGCGGGCCGAACTCACGCTCCACCGGATTCTCGTCCACGTGATCGCCGAGACTCAGCGGCACGCCGGACACGCCGACATCGTCCGGGAACTCGTCGACGGGACCGTGGGACTGCGGAACGGGGACGACAACGTGGCCCCCGGCGACTCGGCATGGTGGGAGGCCCATCGGAACCGGCTGGAGCGCGCAGCCCGGGAGGCCGACCGAGGCGCGTAG
- a CDS encoding nuclear transport factor 2 family protein, whose translation MGDAAYQTRLERILGVPLAEGAVRQWPQSGELIRGRGRIAEVESHFVGLSLGVGRRRTLGDTLVVEWSGDYGDGRVYRNVSIAELIDGEAVRVTDYWGEPFTPPAWRHPLAERLDMDESVIWPAAGALAAD comes from the coding sequence ATGGGAGACGCCGCGTACCAGACCCGTCTTGAGCGCATCCTCGGAGTTCCGCTCGCGGAGGGTGCGGTGCGTCAGTGGCCGCAGAGCGGCGAGCTGATCCGTGGGAGGGGGCGGATCGCGGAGGTGGAGTCGCACTTCGTCGGGCTGAGTCTCGGCGTCGGGAGGCGGCGCACCCTCGGTGACACGCTCGTCGTCGAGTGGAGCGGGGACTACGGCGACGGACGGGTGTACCGGAACGTGTCGATCGCCGAGCTGATCGACGGCGAGGCCGTCCGCGTCACCGACTACTGGGGCGAGCCCTTCACACCGCCCGCGTGGAGACACCCGCTGGCCGAGCGGCTGGACATGGACGAGAGCGTGATCTGGCCCGCCGCCGGCGCCCTCGCGGCCGACTGA